In Streptomyces nojiriensis, one genomic interval encodes:
- a CDS encoding class I SAM-dependent DNA methyltransferase, translated as MTSSELWTRATADRYDAEESETSSAAFLGPTLDFLAELAGDGRALEFAIGTGRVGVPLRERGVPVVGIELSEHMAAVLRRKTDEDTLPVVIGDMATTVVPGEFTLVYLVYNTITNLLTQDEQVECFRNAARHLEPGGRFVIELGVPPLRFLPPGQVAVPFDVSEQHLGFDTFDLVEQILVSHHFTRDGDGGRYRRDNSRHRYAWPAELDLMARLAGLERERRVADWDGSPFTQDSAKHISVWRKPT; from the coding sequence GTGACGAGCAGTGAGCTGTGGACCCGTGCGACCGCCGACCGCTACGACGCCGAGGAGTCCGAGACGTCCTCGGCCGCCTTCCTCGGACCGACTCTCGACTTCCTCGCCGAGCTCGCGGGAGACGGCCGGGCACTGGAGTTCGCCATCGGGACCGGACGGGTGGGCGTTCCGCTCCGGGAACGCGGCGTGCCGGTCGTGGGCATCGAACTGTCCGAGCACATGGCGGCGGTGCTGCGGCGCAAGACCGACGAGGACACGCTCCCGGTGGTCATCGGTGACATGGCCACCACCGTCGTTCCCGGCGAGTTCACCCTGGTCTATCTCGTCTACAACACCATCACGAACCTGCTCACGCAGGACGAGCAGGTCGAGTGCTTCCGCAACGCCGCACGTCATCTGGAGCCCGGCGGCCGATTCGTCATCGAACTGGGCGTGCCGCCGCTGCGGTTCCTGCCGCCCGGCCAGGTCGCGGTGCCGTTCGACGTCTCCGAGCAGCATCTCGGCTTCGACACCTTCGACCTCGTCGAGCAGATCCTCGTCTCGCACCACTTCACCCGCGACGGCGACGGCGGCCGCTACCGCCGCGACAACTCCCGGCACCGCTATGCCTGGCCGGCAGAGCTCGACCTGATGGCACGGCTGGCCGGGCTCGAGAGGGAACGCCGCGTCGCGGACTGGGACGGTTCGCCGTTCACCCAGGACTCCGCGAAGCACATCTCGGTGTGGCGCAAGCCAACCTGA
- a CDS encoding PP2C family protein-serine/threonine phosphatase, with amino-acid sequence MRLSPVILTVVIASLAYNTPPEMAFSRLLPAAPALAAAMWPVLPTVLLGTVCLILMIGLSFVFPDLGTWWTAAGIIAVTVAAAYGSHVRLQRERTLFQVRLVADAAQQVVLSPLPRRFGGIEIESLYLAAAAEARIGGDFYEVVDTPFGVRLLIGDVRGKGLPAVGAAAAIVNAFREAAYGEPDLVDVARRMDASSTRYNGAFPPEGPLERFATALLVQIPHGGRRIDILNCGHPPPLLLNDGKVLTLESANPSPLLSLAELIGDHYSVDTFDFAPDDLLLLYTDGIAEARARDGEFFPLAAWMRRQPPTPPDELLTALHRDLLRHSKGRLDDDIAALAVRLCEP; translated from the coding sequence TCATCCTGACCGTCGTCATCGCCAGCCTGGCGTACAACACTCCGCCGGAAATGGCCTTCAGCCGTCTCCTGCCCGCGGCGCCGGCCCTTGCCGCCGCCATGTGGCCGGTGCTGCCCACCGTCCTGCTCGGGACGGTCTGCCTCATTCTGATGATCGGCCTCAGCTTCGTCTTCCCCGACCTGGGGACGTGGTGGACGGCCGCGGGGATCATCGCCGTCACCGTGGCCGCCGCGTACGGAAGCCATGTCCGGCTCCAGCGGGAACGCACCCTCTTCCAGGTGCGGCTCGTCGCCGACGCGGCGCAGCAGGTGGTACTCAGCCCGCTGCCCCGCCGCTTCGGCGGCATCGAGATCGAGTCGCTGTACCTCGCCGCCGCGGCCGAGGCCCGCATCGGCGGGGACTTCTACGAGGTGGTCGACACGCCCTTCGGGGTCAGGCTGCTCATCGGCGACGTGCGGGGCAAGGGCCTGCCGGCGGTGGGGGCGGCCGCGGCGATCGTGAACGCCTTCCGGGAAGCCGCGTACGGGGAGCCCGACCTGGTCGACGTCGCCCGCCGCATGGACGCCAGCAGCACCCGTTACAACGGCGCCTTTCCACCCGAGGGGCCGTTGGAGCGCTTCGCCACCGCCCTTCTCGTCCAGATCCCGCACGGGGGCAGACGTATCGACATCCTCAACTGCGGACACCCCCCGCCGCTGCTCCTGAACGACGGGAAGGTCCTCACCCTCGAGTCCGCCAACCCGTCTCCCTTGCTCAGCCTCGCGGAGCTGATCGGCGACCACTACAGCGTCGACACCTTCGACTTCGCCCCCGACGATCTGCTGCTCCTCTATACCGACGGGATCGCCGAGGCCCGCGCCCGCGACGGCGAGTTCTTCCCGCTGGCGGCCTGGATGCGCCGGCAGCCCCCGACGCCGCCCGACGAACTGCTCACGGCTCTGCACCGCGACCTCCTCAGGCACAGCAAGGGGCGTCTCGACGACGACATCGCCGCCCTCGCCGTCCGCCTGTGCGAGCCTTGA
- a CDS encoding calcium-binding protein, which produces MATTDAQIIIRYTVPATTTALASSPNPSTIGQNVTFTATVTDGAVTPTGTVAFKDGTTTIGTGTLNGAGIATYTTSTLTVGSHTITAVYGGDTTHTASTSTPLTQTVNPLICANATATITGTSGSDIITGTNGNDVIFSLGGNDIVNGAGGNDLICGGTGDDMLTGGTGDDRIEGADGNDVINGNDNDDTLLGGNGNDAISGNNGNDTLNGNTGTNTNNGGPGQNTCTNPTNGPGCNI; this is translated from the coding sequence GTGGCAACGACGGACGCGCAGATCATCATCCGCTACACCGTTCCCGCCACCACCACCGCACTCGCCTCCAGCCCCAACCCCTCCACCATCGGCCAGAACGTAACGTTCACCGCCACCGTCACGGACGGCGCGGTCACCCCCACCGGCACCGTGGCGTTCAAGGACGGCACCACCACCATCGGGACCGGCACCCTCAACGGGGCAGGCATCGCCACGTACACCACCAGCACCCTGACCGTCGGGTCGCACACCATCACCGCCGTCTACGGCGGCGACACCACGCACACCGCCTCCACCAGCACCCCACTCACCCAGACCGTCAACCCGCTCATCTGCGCAAACGCGACTGCGACGATCACCGGAACCAGCGGTAGCGACATCATCACCGGAACCAACGGCAATGATGTGATCTTCAGCCTCGGTGGGAATGACATCGTCAACGGAGCGGGCGGCAACGACCTCATCTGCGGCGGAACCGGAGACGACATGCTCACCGGCGGAACCGGCGACGACCGCATCGAGGGCGCTGACGGCAACGACGTGATCAACGGCAACGACAACGACGACACCCTCCTCGGCGGCAACGGAAACGACGCCATCAGCGGCAACAACGGAAACGACACGCTCAACGGCAACACCGGGACCAACACCAACAACGGCGGACCCGGCCAGAACACCTGCACCAACCCCACCAACGGACCCGGCTGCAACATCTAG
- a CDS encoding VOC family protein — protein sequence MDFVSIRIITGDVARLVDFYERATGARATWATEDFAELRTAGATLAIAGTRTVPLFAPDSARPADNHSVITEFLVDDVDRVHQNLTGFVTDFVTEPTTMPWGNRSLLFRDPDGNLVNFFTPVTPAAIEKFAR from the coding sequence ATGGACTTCGTCTCGATCCGCATCATCACCGGCGACGTCGCACGCCTCGTCGACTTCTACGAGCGAGCCACAGGGGCGCGGGCGACGTGGGCCACAGAGGACTTCGCCGAACTCCGGACCGCGGGCGCCACCCTCGCGATCGCCGGCACCCGCACCGTCCCGCTGTTCGCCCCGGACTCTGCCCGCCCGGCGGACAACCACAGCGTGATCACCGAGTTCCTCGTCGACGACGTGGACCGCGTTCACCAGAACCTGACCGGCTTCGTCACCGACTTCGTCACCGAGCCCACCACGATGCCCTGGGGCAACCGGTCGCTGCTGTTCCGCGACCCCGACGGCAACCTCGTCAACTTCTTCACCCCCGTCACCCCGGCGGCCATCGAAAAGTTCGCACGCTGA
- a CDS encoding LysR family transcriptional regulator, with protein sequence MFDENRLRVFAAIAREGSVTAAAAALHYAQPSVSHHLARLEAEAGVPLVQRAGRGIRLTEAGRLLADRAEEILGRIDSARTELAAHAGLSAGRVRLAAFPSALATLVPAVAAAFGAEHPDIELALTEAEPPEALAALRRGEADVAFTFHHGDSPPGGREGHTVTSILHEPVYIVSRAGASWPGPRTDLETYRGQRWIAGCERCRTHLLSACGKRGFTPAIAFETDDYVAAQALVAAGLGVSTLPGLALRAHLHPGVRIDRLPGDHRVVDAVAYGAPPLPAPIEAFLKVVKETAVEPVQWP encoded by the coding sequence ATGTTCGACGAGAACCGACTCCGGGTGTTCGCCGCCATCGCACGTGAGGGTTCGGTGACGGCTGCCGCCGCGGCGCTGCACTACGCGCAGCCGTCGGTCAGCCACCACCTCGCCAGACTCGAAGCCGAAGCCGGTGTGCCGCTCGTTCAGCGGGCAGGCCGCGGCATCCGGCTGACCGAGGCCGGCCGACTGCTCGCCGATCGCGCGGAGGAGATCCTCGGCCGGATCGATTCGGCCCGGACCGAACTCGCCGCCCACGCCGGGCTCAGCGCCGGACGGGTGCGCCTCGCGGCGTTCCCGTCCGCGCTCGCCACGCTCGTACCCGCGGTGGCCGCCGCCTTCGGCGCCGAACACCCGGACATCGAACTGGCTCTGACCGAAGCGGAGCCTCCCGAGGCCCTGGCGGCCCTGCGGCGCGGCGAGGCCGACGTCGCCTTCACCTTCCACCACGGTGACAGCCCACCCGGTGGTCGCGAGGGCCACACCGTGACGTCGATCCTGCACGAGCCGGTCTACATCGTCAGCCGGGCCGGCGCCTCGTGGCCCGGTCCGCGCACCGACCTCGAGACCTACCGCGGACAGCGGTGGATCGCCGGCTGCGAGCGGTGCCGCACACACCTCCTGTCGGCGTGCGGAAAGCGCGGCTTCACTCCTGCCATCGCCTTCGAGACCGACGACTACGTCGCGGCCCAGGCCCTCGTGGCCGCCGGCCTCGGCGTCAGCACGCTGCCGGGCCTCGCCCTGCGCGCCCATCTCCACCCCGGCGTGCGGATCGACCGCCTACCGGGCGACCACCGCGTCGTCGACGCCGTCGCCTACGGCGCACCACCGCTCCCGGCCCCGATCGAAGCCTTCCTGAAGGTGGTCAAGGAGACCGCCGTCGAGCCCGTGCAATGGCCCTGA
- a CDS encoding helix-turn-helix transcriptional regulator, giving the protein MPRPTGRVLTLLELLQSGGTRTVAELADRLGVEGRTVRRYVDQLIDLNVPVESVRGRYGGYRLAPGYRLPPLMLSDDEALAVALGLVAGRRAGLTTAERTASETASAKIRRVLPKHIARRLDTLLEALAFTDQPGEFDTPDAGVLLTIADAVRHCRPVSIRYTDRDGRRSERTLHAYGIVAHAGRWYVTGKDARIGKDRTFRLDRIADARTLPGSFEAPVGPGPEQRVLSGFATAEYQHEVTLRIHGTVEQIRARLPASVASLEEHESAAGEDRATERWLRVELRAERLDWLPPVLASLDRPFVIERPDELRDLVIALADRLTSYAADPDREKPMS; this is encoded by the coding sequence ATGCCTCGACCAACCGGCCGCGTGCTGACACTCCTGGAGCTGCTGCAGTCGGGCGGCACCCGGACGGTGGCCGAACTCGCCGACCGGCTCGGCGTCGAAGGGCGCACCGTGCGCCGGTACGTGGACCAACTGATCGACCTCAACGTGCCCGTGGAATCGGTGCGCGGCCGCTACGGCGGGTACCGGCTGGCTCCCGGGTACCGGTTGCCTCCGCTCATGCTCAGCGACGACGAGGCGCTGGCCGTGGCGCTCGGCCTGGTCGCGGGCCGCCGCGCAGGGTTGACGACGGCGGAGCGCACGGCAAGCGAGACGGCGTCGGCGAAGATCCGGCGGGTGCTGCCCAAGCACATCGCCCGTCGGCTCGACACACTCCTGGAAGCTCTCGCCTTCACGGATCAGCCCGGCGAGTTCGACACCCCGGACGCCGGGGTCCTGCTCACGATCGCCGATGCGGTGCGCCACTGCCGACCGGTCTCGATCCGCTACACCGACCGTGACGGACGGCGCAGCGAACGCACGCTGCACGCGTACGGGATCGTCGCGCATGCGGGCCGGTGGTACGTCACCGGCAAGGACGCCCGGATCGGCAAGGACCGAACCTTCCGGCTCGATCGCATCGCGGACGCGCGGACCCTGCCCGGCTCATTCGAAGCGCCAGTGGGTCCCGGTCCGGAACAGCGCGTGTTGTCAGGGTTCGCCACGGCCGAGTACCAGCATGAGGTGACCTTGCGGATCCACGGGACGGTTGAGCAGATCCGCGCCCGCCTTCCGGCCAGCGTCGCGAGCCTGGAGGAGCACGAGTCCGCGGCCGGCGAGGACCGCGCGACCGAGCGCTGGCTGCGCGTCGAGCTGCGGGCGGAGCGGCTCGACTGGCTCCCCCCGGTACTCGCCTCACTCGACCGGCCGTTCGTCATCGAGCGCCCCGATGAACTCCGCGACCTCGTCATCGCGCTCGCCGACCGCCTCACGTCCTACGCCGCCGATCCTGACCGCGAGAAACCAATGTCATGA
- a CDS encoding DUF4253 domain-containing protein gives MTTHSKPLVALSADPTGGTLGLSLPAGSLVSETGDGPWREPLLWMADGAAMPGAWARCQPVGDAVGLRPVLLQDESGIGEWWGGGLDPGMVSDPGDHHAEDVLRDLWESAVSDAEEDQDEEDAAEAIAPFTRRWPGLASAGGAPADPDATAGDVADGLIGPWLESPRLALVPVGRSADLPAAIGWSGPVHYESDVARLCAVLRSWEDRFGARVVALSHARLDVSVAVPPQSPDEALAVAAEHFAFCPDNVLQGYESILLYAEQALLGNAHWTFWWD, from the coding sequence ATGACGACACATTCCAAGCCGCTGGTGGCGCTGTCGGCCGACCCGACGGGCGGAACGCTGGGCCTCAGCCTGCCGGCGGGCTCGCTGGTGAGCGAGACCGGCGACGGTCCTTGGCGCGAGCCGTTGCTCTGGATGGCCGACGGGGCCGCGATGCCCGGTGCCTGGGCTCGCTGCCAGCCGGTCGGGGATGCGGTGGGACTGAGGCCCGTCCTCCTCCAGGACGAGTCAGGCATCGGGGAGTGGTGGGGCGGCGGGCTGGATCCCGGCATGGTGTCGGACCCGGGCGATCACCATGCCGAGGACGTTCTCCGGGACCTTTGGGAGTCGGCGGTATCGGACGCCGAGGAGGATCAGGATGAAGAGGACGCTGCCGAGGCCATCGCCCCGTTCACCCGTCGCTGGCCCGGACTTGCGTCGGCGGGAGGGGCGCCGGCGGATCCGGACGCGACTGCGGGGGACGTCGCCGACGGATTGATCGGGCCCTGGCTCGAAAGCCCTCGGCTCGCGCTGGTCCCGGTGGGCCGGTCCGCGGACCTCCCTGCGGCGATCGGCTGGTCGGGGCCGGTCCACTACGAAAGCGACGTGGCGCGACTGTGTGCCGTTCTTCGTTCCTGGGAGGATCGCTTCGGAGCCCGGGTGGTCGCTCTGTCGCACGCGCGGCTGGACGTGTCCGTGGCGGTTCCACCGCAGTCACCGGATGAAGCCCTCGCGGTCGCCGCGGAACACTTCGCGTTCTGCCCGGACAACGTCTTGCAGGGGTACGAGAGCATCCTGCTCTACGCGGAGCAGGCTCTGCTGGGGAATGCCCACTGGACGTTCTGGTGGGACTGA